The genomic window caaaaagttatttaaaacataatagtgtgaaagaaaagtaacaaaacttTACAAGTCAACCCATCATCCGTTGACCTGTCGGAGGAGACATTACTGGCTGCTGTGCTTGCACATTCCCAGCCCACCCTATTGCATCAACATAATTCATAGTTGGTGATATTCAATACAAGCATTGGTTATATAACAATTATCAAACAGATAAGCAAAGGAATTTAATTAATGAGAGAATggattcataataataaaattaccaATATTGGGGTCAAAACCACGGTGTTTGAGCTCACGATACTCTTGACAAAGAGCGCAATGCTCACAGAATAAGTGAGTGATCCAATCGGGAGCCGGAGCATCCGGTAACCCGTATTTGTTTCGCATTTTGGCCCGGAACATGCATGAGTAGACAAACGGCACTCCGATGAAAAATATCATTCCATACAACAACCCACCTGTCGCACAAGCTGCGTGATACATGTACACATATGTTAGTATGTTTACACAAATGAAAATCtacgcttcttcttctttctatttttttgtaaaatgtaTGTGTTTGTATGAATTAAGGAGTTACGAGTAGCGCCTTCGTCAACGATCTCAGCAATCTGTCCTAACGTGACGCATGGAGCTAAACATGTGATCACGGCTGAACCAAtgcacaacaacaacaacaaaattaagaaataatcaTAGAATGTTATGCTTGTGTGTACAATTGCGTAATTgattgtattttaattaaaagttatCTAACCATTTTCACTGTCATTCATGCAATCGAAAAGATCAGAACTCCAGAGATTTTGCGTTTGGTTATTGACCGGTCTGCCCGTTTGTATGTTTGCTTGACCAATTGCACCGTTTTGGGAATGTACCTGGTTGTCCCGGTTAACCGTTGGTTGAACTTGAACCGGAGGTGGTTGTGCTTCATTCGGCTGACTACCTGGTCgacccatatatatatagtattaatttCCCGGCTAGATTTTTGCAACACAAAACGTTTGCTTCTTCGTTTGGtctttaagttttttgttataacGAATAGCTCTTAtcgttttttttgtgaaagtTATGGATGAAGGTTAGGTTTATATAAACTAAGGTTTGAATTAGTTTAAACTTTCTTGAGATGCTCTACTTTTCTTCGCATAGTTATTTCCATCTTGtatataattaactaaattCATTTGTATAGTTACTACTTTGAAACACTATTCCCCAAAAATTGTTTGGCTGTCACcgttcttaaaaaaaaaacaaaaacaattgcGTATATTGTAATCAAAATAGTTGAAATCCGATATCATAAGTGATTATAATGGAAATTAAAGTGTATATACACAGATTCAGATGATCGATTACTGAATGTGGGcataaccaaaaatatgattaatatacatatagtGACTGCAAAATATGTGTGAATGAGTGTGTACAACTTAAACTTCAAAACCTTTTTGATATCACAAAACTTGAAATGGATTAAATCTTTATATcatgtaaaatttgttttgggatATTACTGGCTTCTATATTGCTTATATTTGTGGTTAACCAGCTGGTGgtatttctaaatatatattctatatgtggaaacaaaaaataaaactgcaactaagttttgaaaattattgatgtaatgataaatgataatgGTAAACATGATTTATGCACTAATGGGTATTGTTTAATTTGCTTGGTCAAAACTCAGAACTCGAATGACCTTGACTTGTGCAATTAGTTGACGTTTTTAGGTACAGATTATTTTTGTACCAAAGCCAGACACCAAATATATCGAATAAGGGAAAAAATAAGCCCTCTTGGATGAAAAAATACGATCTTccaattcttttattttcacatatcaaaataaacaatattgataaaatctgaaaaagaatttaaaataatatgctAGCTCAATATAAAACTACACTTAAAAGTGCTGTTTTCGTGAACCACTTATTTAATTCAAATCATATTGCAAATCAGAAATCTTCTTAATCAACCCATCATCTGCTGACTCATAGGAGGAGCCATCGTCCGTTGCATATTTCCACTCCACCCtatcacataaaaataataaagttacatcaaataattaatcaaacgTATGAAAGACACTAATTATTTCAATAGAAAGTGAGTCCACAAAACAATGCAATTTACCAATAGAGGGGTCAAGACCACGGGTTTTGAGTTCACGGTGTTCTTGGCAAAGAGCACAACATTCACAAAAGAAGTGAGTGACGCAATCCGAAGTTGGAGACTCCGGTAACCCGAATTTGCTTCGGATCTTGGTCCGGTAAGTGCATGAGAACAAGCAAGGTAAGCCGACCACACAACATATTAGCCCGTAAAATACCCCACATCTCCCACAACCTACGTACATTATATATACGACGTTACGTGaattcacacacacacacattgTTTAGATATGACATATGTGAATGTATGGCTTACCGGTCCTTCCTTCGTCGGAAATGTCCGCGATCCGTCCGAAAGTGACGCATGGGCAGAAACATGTGAGGCAAGCTTATCCAGCACAAACCAAAAGGAACAAATCATTATACAATCCTGACAATagatctatatatgtataaagaTTAAAGGACAACttgattaaatttatatagaatTTCTACCAGTTTCACTGTCTTCCATGCAGCTGAAAAGACCAGAAGTCCATTGCTTTTCCATTGTAAAGTAGCTTCAACCAAATCTTGCGTCAGGTTTTAACCAGTTTTGTGTTGATCGATCTTTTGATAAGCGAGATCGTAAATCaattaattagggttttgaagatagatttttgttgttagatGCTTTAAGAATGGAGGGTGGGTGGGTATATATATGGTTGATGGTGGATCGCTTCGAGAGATCtacaaatgtttaatttttagtaCATTGCACTTTGGgaaaaatcataaaagttgtaaaaaagagtaaaagactTTTAAAACTAGTACGTTGcactttttgttaaaaggaGGAaggttttttgaaaattgatttttgtttaaggAAGGTGAGAGATTTTACTGATTGTGAGAGATTTTAAGCTACTTAAAAGTAATATGTAAACGCGTTTTTGGGATTGGTTTAATCCACACATATATACAAGATACaaagaatttaatttaatgactaagaaaattaaagaaattatgaataaaaaagaaatatacatCCTAAAAATGcgaaagtaaaataaaacagGCTAtgctaaattttaaaatattaaattcaacatttttctattcataaaatttctattaaaattatttgtagaTAAGAGATAATATGTTCAAACATTATTCCTCTATATAAGGAATCAAACTtgcaaactttaaaataaaattttgaaaaatatatctaatgTAATATTCTGGTTTTATTAGTAAAGTAATATTACTTAATACTaacaaattacaaagaaaagaactgaaggaaaaaaaataaacttttaaaattttctaaccagtgaaataaattagaatttaaacttaaaattttattaattaataatagtcataacaaaatttgacaaatGTTTTCAACTTAGATGTGCAATAAACATGAATTTATTCTACTAAATCAATACTGGGCCTATGAATGGCGCAAGGAATAGCCCATTGGTTATTCTATATCTTTTGGACCTTACGTTTTTGAAGCCTGTTTAGGATCACactcataacaaaaaaataaataagaattaCGCTTCTACCACCATTAAACTCTAATGTATCTGAACTCAGAAGATCCGATCGGAGTagtaaaaattcaacaaaacaacaataagaAAACTCATTAATTCATTCGTCGGattcgaagaagaaatcacTTCCCAGAAACTTTCTTCGTATCGAAGTATTGCTTGTGTTCTTCGGAGAAACGAGATCGGGATCCGAATACGAGTACAATGGAGGTTTCGCAAGATGGATCGGAAAGAGATAAAACTCCtcctccttcctcttcttcttcttcttcctctcccaTTCCTGTCGTCACCAATTTCTGGAAAGGTTTGTTTCAGATTATGTCTAGCTATCTATTCGTTTTCTTCGACTCGTAGTGAAGCTGAGGATGAGCTTGTTTTTGTAGTTAGGAGAAATTCGTTTGTTAGGATTCCGTTTAAGTAGTAAGACTTAATGAGATTCTCACTGAATGTTCGGGGAGATTGCATTGGTAGTTTAATGTGATCGGATTGAGAAATTTCAGTTTATTGCTTTAAAAGTTATCAACACATTTTTCAGTACTGATAACTAGTTTCATCTCGATTCTCCGgcttttgtatttgttataCGAAACCAGTTTCAATTAGAGAACTGGTTCTGTGGTTGCTCGCTGTTTTGATAGACATCATCATAGAAGA from Arabidopsis thaliana chromosome 3, partial sequence includes these protein-coding regions:
- a CDS encoding PLAC8 family protein (PLAC8 family protein; CONTAINS InterPro DOMAIN/s: Protein of unknown function Cys-rich (InterPro:IPR006461); BEST Arabidopsis thaliana protein match is: PLAC8 family protein (TAIR:AT3G18450.1); Has 685 Blast hits to 684 proteins in 81 species: Archae - 0; Bacteria - 0; Metazoa - 90; Fungi - 48; Plants - 538; Viruses - 0; Other Eukaryotes - 9 (source: NCBI BLink).), which produces MGRPGSQPNEAQPPPVQVQPTVNRDNQVHSQNGAIGQANIQTGRPVNNQTQNLWSSDLFDCMNDSENAVITCLAPCVTLGQIAEIVDEGATPCATGGLLYGMIFFIGVPFVYSCMFRAKMRNKYGLPDAPAPDWITHLFCEHCALCQEYRELKHRGFDPNIGWAGNVQAQQPVMSPPTGQRMMG
- a CDS encoding PLAC8 family protein (PLAC8 family protein; CONTAINS InterPro DOMAIN/s: Protein of unknown function Cys-rich (InterPro:IPR006461); BEST Arabidopsis thaliana protein match is: PLAC8 family protein (TAIR:AT1G49030.1); Has 854 Blast hits to 853 proteins in 105 species: Archae - 0; Bacteria - 0; Metazoa - 132; Fungi - 122; Plants - 567; Viruses - 0; Other Eukaryotes - 33 (source: NCBI BLink).), whose translation is MEKQWTSGLFSCMEDSETACLTCFCPCVTFGRIADISDEGRTGCGRCGVFYGLICCVVGLPCLFSCTYRTKIRSKFGLPESPTSDCVTHFFCECCALCQEHRELKTRGLDPSIGWSGNMQRTMAPPMSQQMMG